ATCGCCGAGCTGTTGAAAGGCTCGGCGATTAAGTTCGGCGGCCAGAATCTCCATTGGGAAGAAAAAGGCGCATTCACCGGCGAAATCTCTGCCGCCATGCTGTTGAGTGTGGGTTGTGAATTCGTGTTGATCGGGCACTCGGAGCGCCGGCAATATTTCGGTGAAACTGATGACACCGTGAATCGCCGCTTGCAGCGCGCGTTGGCTGCGGGTTTGCAGCCGATTGTGTGCCTCGGCGAAACGCTGGCGCAACGGCAGGCAGGCGACACGCAGCGCGTGCTGGAAACGCAAGTGCGCGGCGCGTTCAAAGCCATCACAGCCGAGGATTTTGGCCGTGTGACGATTGCCTATGAGCCGGTTTGGGCGATTGGCACGGGTGTGAATGCCACGCCTCAGCAAGCGCAAGAAGCGCATGTTTTCATCCGCAGCCTGCTGCGGGATTTATATAATGAAAATCTGGCGAACGCCTGCCGGATTCAATACGGCGGCAGCGTGAAATCGTCCAACGCCGCGGAGTTGTTGCAGCAACCGGATATTGACGGCGCGCTCGTGGGCGGCGCCAGTTTGGAGGCCGAGGGCTTTGCGGCCATCATCAAAGCCGCAGA
This window of the Cytophagia bacterium CHB2 genome carries:
- a CDS encoding triose-phosphate isomerase — translated: MAKRERRLFVAGNWKMFTTAPEAAALIKALKVKVLNIEKVDMAVFPPFTNLSTIAELLKGSAIKFGGQNLHWEEKGAFTGEISAAMLLSVGCEFVLIGHSERRQYFGETDDTVNRRLQRALAAGLQPIVCLGETLAQRQAGDTQRVLETQVRGAFKAITAEDFGRVTIAYEPVWAIGTGVNATPQQAQEAHVFIRSLLRDLYNENLANACRIQYGGSVKSSNAAELLQQPDIDGALVGGASLEAEGFAAIIKAAEALS